DNA from Pirellulales bacterium:
AGGTTTCGCTGGTGGCGATTCTCGATGCGGACAAGGAAGGCTTTTTGCGGAGCGAGACGTCGCTCATGCAGACGATCGGCCGCGCCGCGCGCAACGTGAATGCCAAGGTCATTCTCTATGCCGATCGCGTGACCGATTCGATGCAGCGTGCGATCGAAGAGACGACGCGCCGGCGTGCCATGCAAGAGGCCTACAATCGCGAGCATGGCATCACGCCGGAGACGGTGCGCAAGGCAATTCGGGCCGGGATCGAAGGAGAAGCCGACGCGCATGCGCGGGCTAACGCCGCCGTAGGCCGCACGGACGAAACACAGTACATCACCGAGGAATATATTGCGGAGCTCGAGACGGAGATGTTCGCCGCGGCCGAGGCGCTCGAGTTCGAGCGGGCGGCCTCGCTGCGCGATCGTGTCGAAAAAATGCGCGGCGCGCTAGGAAAACCGACGAGCGAGGTGGTGATCCGCGAGAAAGGGGGGGGGCGCGGAGGCAAGGGCCGCCGCGGCAGCCGTGCCACAGGGGGACGCGTGCCACGACCCAAGCGCAAAATGTAGCGGTCGCCGGACGTTCTTTCGCCCCTTGCGAGGTCGGGGAGGAGCGTCGCTCGACAAGGGCGCAAGAGAAAAGGGAAGGCTACCACGCGGGCAACCTTCCCTTTCTCGTATACGGTGAAACGAACCCAGCTTACGGAGCGGGGGTCTCATCGGCGGCCGGCTCAGCCGGGGTTTCGGCGGGATCGGCAGCGGGGGCCTCGGCCGGCGGAGCGGCAGCGGGTTCGGGCTTCTTGCCGCAGCCAATGAAACCGGCGCTCAGCAACAGAGCGAGGATAGCAAACTTCTTCATCTCGTCTTCCCTCATTGAAGGAGGTACACACTGTACAGTCCGGCAGGCACCTATCCTGTCCGTGTCACCAGGGAGGATGCCCTCACTAGGGCGTTTATTCCCCCGGCGGTAGAATTTCTTACGATTTTTTCCCTCCCCAGGCAAATAGCTGGTAGGAGACCAGAGAGCGGTCAACTCGCACGATTGGAAGAATTGCCCCACGCTGGGGGCCGTTTGTCGCGATTCTCGTGCTTTTCGGACGGGGACTGGGAATAATCAGGCCGTCCGAGGGCTCTTCTCGCAGGGATATGCCGTATGGGCGCTGAGCCCAGCCAAATTGATATCACCCAGCTTGTGATTGCCCATCACGAGCTGCTGTATCGCTACGCATATCGCCTGACCGGTTCGATTGCGGATGCCGAGGATTTGACGCAACAGACGTTTCTGTCGGCGCAAGCAAACCTGGCTCAACTGCGCGAACCGGCGGCAGCGCGCGGCTGGCTGTTTGCCATCCTGCGCAATGGCTATCGCAAGAGCTTGAAGAAACGTGTGCCCCTGCCCGCCGTGGACGCGGAACTGAACGTCGACAGCGTGCCGGATGAGTCGCGAACGGCCGAGCCGATCGACGAGGAACGCTTGCAAGACGCCCTCAACTCGTTGTCGGACGAATACAAGACGGTGTTGTTGATGTTCTATTTCGAGCGCCATTCGTACCGCGAGATCGCCACGCAGCTCGAATTGCCGATTGGCACCGTGATGAGCCGCCTGTCGCGCGCGAAGAGCCACTTGCGCGCGAAGCTGCTCGATCTGGAACTGCACGCCACGGTCTCCCCCCGTCAAAGGAGTGACAAATGAGGCCAGACGATGCCGCACGTCCCCATGACGAACGACGGTTCGAGGCGATCGATGCCTGCCGCCCCGGCAGTCAGGATCACGACCTGCCCGAGACGCGATTTCTGACCGAGCTGTTCGAGCGCGACCACGCGCATCGCGTCATGTTCGAGCGCGTGCAGCAGTTCGACCAGTCGATTCAGGCGGCCCTCGAGCGGGGGCCGGTACCGGGGGGGCTCGAACAGCGGCTGCTCGCCGCGCTGGCCGCCGCCCGCGAAGCGTCGGTCGATCCGGTGCAGGGGGCCATCGATTCTCCAGCCCCGACGGCCGAGAACACCGCCGCTCCCGGGACCGTCGGCGAACCGCGCCGCCGGACGAGCCGCCGCGTCTGGATGGCCAGCGCCGCTGCTACCGCCGCGGCGCTGTTGGTGGCCTACTGGTTCTGGCCGGCCAACGAATACACGCACGAAGGGGTATTGGCCTTCGGGCAGGCGTTCTTCACGGCGGACCAGGGTCGGGGCTCGGGCATCTCGCCGGCCGCGAAGAAGCCCCCCACCGGCTATCGATTGAGCCGCTTCGTCAATCCACACGCCGGGCAGCAATGGCGCTACGTGAAGGGCTTTCTGGGCCGCAACGGTGTCGCCTACGACCTCGAACTGGGGGGAGTGACGGCCACCCTCTACGTGGTGAAGGTCGCCGGGACGCCGAAATCGCCCCGCATCCTGCCGGGCGCCGGTCAGTCCCCCTTGCGTCAGCCCGCTTCCTCGGGACAACGGCCCACGGATGCCTGGCTCGAGAATGGCTATCTCTACGTGCTGGTGGTCGAAGGAAGCGAGGCCGACTATCAGCAGTTTATCACTTCGGGGGGCGCCGTAGCCTGAGCGCCATCGCTCGCACACGTGCGTCTCGACTTGACGGGCGATCGTGCAAGCGGTGTTTCTCCGCGCTCGCAGATCGTTGCTAGCATGCCGGTGCGCACGGCAAATTCGGCAAACTCTCCCTAATCCTGCGCCCCGCGCTTCGCCGAATCGATTCAATACGCCGCTCGCAAGCGTGGCGAACATGTCAACCGAGTGCATTTCCCGGGGGGGACGCACGCGAGTCTTGGCCGCACGAGAAGCGTTCGCTGCCGATGCAGCGAACGCTCGCCGACGGCCGGCTCGCGTGATGGAGGATCTCAGTCCATGCGGTGTTACTTCACTTCGCGTCGAGCGGGCATCGTGGCCCTGGTGTTACTCTTGCTCGCCGGCGGCGCTTCGGTCGTTCGCGCTCAGGAACCGAAGGATAAAACGGCGCCGCATCCCGTGCTCGATCGCGAGATCTCGCTGGGCGAATTGCATCCCACGCCGGAGATGTGGTTCTATCAGCAAGAGATGCGCAACTTTCTCGACCCGAAGATGGCCGTGCGTCGCCGCGCGGAGTTCCGCGCCACGCAGCGCCAACATCGTATCGCCTCGTCGCAGTGGTTCGGCCAGTCGAAGGCCCGGCCGACCGCCTCGGCCACTCCGTTTACCGATAGCTATTCGCCAAGTTGGGTGGGGAACAGCGGCAATCCGTTCAACTGGGCCGCGGTGGGCAACCGGCAGGTGGTCATCCGCACGGCTCGACCCAATGTGAGCAGCTTCGATATCTGGTAGTTCACAACTTGACGGAGCTTCTTCGTATACCCAGGGGGGGACGCACACATCGGCCGGAGAGCCATCTGGGGGGCCGGACGACCTTGTGTGCGAACGACCGGTGTCACGCGTCTAGCCACGGGCACGTGACACCGGTCTCTTTTTTGCGCGACGGCGAATGTGGCTCGACGCACGACGTCGCGCGCCGGGGCGAGTCAGCGCAGCGCGGCATGATCTCCGCCCCACGAACAAGATCGCGGGCGGAAGCTTGTCCTACGTGGCCAGGGACGCCGCCGTCTGGGTGAGAAGCACCGCGGGGACCACGGGGCGGCCCACCGTTTGTTGTCGACGGAACCAGCGGATCAAATTGCCGCGGCTGATGATGCCGACGGGTTGCCCCTCGCGCAAGATGATCACCCTGCGCACCGCCACTCGCTGCAGGAAGCGGAAGATCGAATGAGCCGGCGCGTCGTCTTCGTACGAAACGACCGTGGTGTTCATCACCGCCAGCAGGGGCTGCTGTCCGCCATTTTCCGTCGGCAGCCAGTCCATCAGCTCGCGTTCGGAAATGACTCCGACCAGGTGCCCCGTGTCGTCCACCACCGGCGCCGCGTTGATTTTGCGGGCGACGAGAAAGTCGGCCGCATCGGCGACGGTTTCGTCCTGCCCCAGGCACGCCACGGGAGAGGTCATCAAGTCGGCCGCGCGCACGTCGGAGAGTGCCTCGAGTTCGTCGTGCGGGTTATGCGAGACCGTATTGTCGCTGTCGTCCAGATCGCGGTATTGCACGACGTGACGCGTGCCGTCGGGGCGAGAGACTTCGAGAGCCTGGCGAGCACGATCGACCAGGGCCTCGGGATCTTCGAGATGCGGAACGCGCGCTGCCACCCCCACGCGCAACGACACGGTCGTTACGCCGCAACTTTCCGGTAAGCGCTTCGCGGCGACGGCCTCGTTGACCCGGCGGCACCAACTGGCGGCGCCCTCTTCGTGCGTGTCGGGCAAGAGGGCCAAGAAATGTCCATTGCCCAAATGACAGAGCAGGTCGCTGGCCCGGGCATGGCTGCGCAGCAGATCGGCCACGGAGCGCAACACCATATCGGCGGCGCCGTCGCCATGTGTCTGAGCGAGTTGCTCGAAATCGACGATCTCGACCAGGGCGCACGAGAGCTCGGCGCGATGTCGTTCGGCGCGGCTCCAATCGCGGTCGAAAAGTTCTTGGAACAGGCGGCGGTTCAACAGCCCGGTGAGCGAGTCGCGGCGCATCGTCTTGTCGAGCTGACGCCGTGCCTCGAGCACGCGACTGCCGGCGAAGACCTGCGCCAGCAGCTCCGTGGTCGAGACCGGCTTGGGCAGGAAGTGATCGACGCCTGCGGCGAGCGCTTCTCCCAGATCGTCGGCGCCGAGGCGCGACGTGAGGAGCAGAAAGTAGACGTAGTGGGGGCATTCGTCGTCGCGCAGGCGACGCGCCAACTCCGTGCCGGAGAGACCGGGCATCTCGGCATCGGCGATGATGAAATCGGGGCAGCGCTCGGCGATGAGATGCCAGGCGCTCAAGCCATCTTCGGCCGCATGGACTTCGAAGCCGGCCGAGATCAGCGTCGCCTCGATCTGGCGGCGAACGCGAACATCGTCATCGGCGACGACCACGAGTCGATGATCGGAGGAGGGTTGGTTCACGCGAATCCTCGTTCATCGCGTAGCATTCGAGCGGGGAGCAGCGACTATCGGCGAGCGGCCCGTCGCTTGTAGCCCCGCGCGACGTCCGGTGAAGCAACCCTAGCATTTTTTCGACGGGGAGGTTTGCTGGGGCGCAAAGAACGCAAAAAGGGGCGGAAAACAGCCCCTTTTGCAGGGCCAGCCGAGATCGGCTCAGACTTCCTGCCCGTCGGGGGATTCGTACAGCCCGACGCAAGGCTCGTGGCGGGTGCCGTGGGCATCGGTGACCGAGTACTTGGCCGGCGCCCACATGGCGACCCCGGCGTGATCGCCGTTTTTGCCGAGCAGGTAGAGCTTGAGATTGAACGCGGGACGTCCTTCCTTGTCGCGCAGACGCGGTTCGGTATGGGCGGCAACGCGGCGCATGACCTCGAGCCCCGCTTCCTGGGGTGACATGCCCCCCCGCATCAACTCGACGGCGGCGAAGCTGCTGAGGTTGCCCAGGTTGGCTTCGCCACGCCCGGTGCTGCCGCAGGAACCGATCGCGTTGTCGACGTACAGTCCGGCGCCGACGATGGGCGAGTCGCCGACGCGTCCAGGGATCTTGAAGAACAGTCCGCTCGTCGAGGTGACGCACGAGATGTCGCCCGCGGCGTTCATCGCGGCGCAGTGGATGGTGCCCGTGGGACGTTTGAAGAACTTGGCCACCTCGGGATCGAGCTCGTTATCGGGAGGCGGCAGCCAGTCATCTTCGTTCGAGCGGGTCTGCTTCCAGTAGAGCCAGATCTTGCGCGAGCGCTCAGTGAGCAGGTTTTCTTCCGGAAAGCCGTAGGCCCGGGCAAACTCGAGCGCGCCTTCGCCGACGAGCAGGATATGATCGGTCTCGCGCATGACGAGGCGCGCGACTTTCGAGGGGTTCTTGATGTTGCGCAACGAGGCGACAGCGCCTGCGCGATGCGTGGGGCCGTGCATGACGGCGGCGTCGAGCTCGACGACGCCGTTCTCGTTCGGCAAGCCCCCCAGGCCGACGGTCATCTCGTTCGGATCGTCTTCGACGATGTTCACGCCGGCGATGGCGGCGTCGAGCGGGTCGACTCCCTCGAGCATCAACTCGTAGGCGCGTTGCGTGGCTTCGAGCCCGTTGGCCGAAGAGATCGCTTTCACGGGAAACTCGCCGGGGCGCGGCAGCATGGGGGCCTCCTGTGCCCGAACGGTGGAAGTTAGCTGCGAGCCAATCAGCCCCGAGGCCGTAGCCGCCAAAAACCCACGACGCGAAGAGCCGAGCGGAGCGAACGACATGGATAATTCTTCACGAAGGAACGACGAGGAATATACTCGCCTCTGCCCAACGCGGGAGAGGGGCCGGGGATGTGGGGCAAACGTGCGTCTGGCCCGTTCACAACCACTCTGTACCAGCCTAATTCTCGATTCCCAGGCGGCGATACTTTTCCTTGTACTTTTCCCACAGCCGGGTGTGCTTGCTCGACAGATCGACGCGGCGTCCCTGGATAAAGGCCATTTCGACCTGGGTGGGCGTCTCCAGGGGATCGCCATCGGCGATGAACAGGGTGGCGTCCTTGCCAGAGTCGAGCGAGCCCAGGCGGTCGGCGACGCCGAGGATTTCAGCCGGCGAAAGGGTCACGGCGCGCAAGGCATCGGCCTTGGGCAGTCCATAAGCGGCCGCCGTGCCCGCCTCGTAGGGCATGTTCTGGGCCTTCGAATGACGATCGTGACCGGCGATGCAGAACTTGACGCCAGCCTGGCGTAGCCGTTCGGCGAGCGTAAAGGGGGAGTCGTAATCGTCGCTCTCTCGCTGTGGCAGGCGATGCACGCCCGCGATAATCACCGGCACGTCCTGCCGCGTCAGCAATTCGGCACAGAGGGGAGCATCGTAACCCCCCGCGATGATGAGCTTCACTCGCTCGCGCTGGGCAAAGGCGACGGCGGCTTGAATCTGCGCCACCTCGTCGGCCATGACGAGCAAGGGAACTTCACCAGCCAGGACGGGAATCATGGCCTCCCAACGCAGATCGTGATCGATGGCGGGACCTTGGCTCGCGGCATGTGCCTCTTTCGCTCGCTTGTAGGAACGTGCGTCGGCAAAGGTATCGCGCAACAGAGACAGCGAACGATCGCGCGCTTCGAGCTGTTGTTGCGAGGTCTCTTCGATATACCAGGCGTTGGCCGGGTGCATGCGCGGCCAGTTGATCGCCAGCGCAGCGGGGGAGCGAACCGTCATCTCCTCGTACGTCCAGCCATCGAGATTCATCACGGCCGTCTGACCGGCGATCACGCCCGGACCGGGCACGACGAGCGCCGTGAGAATGCCCGTGCCGCGCGCGACGGGAAACAACTCGCTGTCGGGATTCACGGCGACTTGCGCCTTGACGTTCGGATTGACGCTCCCCGTTTCGGCCTGATCGACCGTGGCCCGCACGGCCGGGATCTCGACAATCCCGAGTTGCGTATGAGCGTGGAGCATGCCGGGATAGACGTGTTTGCCGGTGGCGTCGATCTTCTCGCAGTCGTCGGGCAGGGGGACGTCGGCGCCGATGGCCGCGATTTTGCCCTCGACCAAGAGCAGCGTGCCTGGGGCGATGTCGGGGCCGCTGACCGGATGAATCGTTCCGCCCACGATGGCGATCGGTTTTTGCTGCGGGGCACCGGGGATCTCATCCGAGGCACGCAAGACGCGGGTCCCACCGATGACCACCACCATGGCGAGCAAAACTCGAATCGTTCGCATGGTCTTACTCCTCGCTTCCGTGTTGCGCGTGTTCGTGGTCGGCCTGCTGGTGTCCGCCGTCGTGTCCGTGATCGTGATGGCCGCAGAAGAGATCTTCGCGGGGCCAGAAGTCGTCTTCGCCGCCGCGCGATTCGCCCGGGCCGCGCATGTCGGCGCCGGATTTGAGAATGCGCTGCACGAGTTGGGCCCGCATGTCGCGGAGCTCGATGCGGCGGGCGATGTCGGCCTCGCGATCGAAGTACTTGCGCCCGTCGATCCAGGTCTGTTCGCAGCGTGTGTAGGTCGAGAGGGGCGATTCGCTCCACACGACCAGGTCGGCGTCTTTGCCCGGCTCGAGCGAGCCCACCCGTTGGTCGATACGCAATTGTTTCGCGGGATTCAGCGTGACGAACTTGAGGGCCTCGATCTCCGGCACGCGTCCGTAATGCAGGGCCTTGGCGGCTTCGAGATTCAGCCGCCGGGCGAGCTCGGCATCGTCAGAGTTGAACGAGACGACGACCCCCGCGTTGTGCAACAACGCGCCGTTGTAGGGGATCGAGTCGTAGACCTCGATTTTGTACGCCCACCAGTCCGAGAAGCTCGATCCGCCGGCGCCGTGTTTGGCCAGCGCGTCGGCCACTTTGTAGCCCTCGAGAATGTGTTGCAGCGTGGCGATGCGGATGCCGAATTCCTCGCAGGTGCGAATCAGGGCCAGGATTTCGTCCTGCCGGTACGAGTGGCAGTGGATCAAACGATCGCCGGCCAGGATCTCGGCGATCGCTTCGAGCTCGAGATCGAATCTGGGCGGCAGTCCCGCCTGAGTGCGTTGCCACTGGTCCCAGGCGCGGCGGTAATCCTGCGCCGCGAGGAAGGCGTCGCGCATGATCTGCTCGACTCCCATGCGCGACTGGGGATAACGCGAGTTGAAGCGGTCGCCCCAGTTGGCCTGCTTGACGTTCTCTCCCAAGGCAAACTTGATGCCCAGGGGAGCGCCGGCGAACTTGATTTCCTCGGGCATCGCCCCCCAGCGCAGCTTGATGACCTGGTTCTGGCCGCCGATGGGATTCGCCGAGCCGTGCAGGATGTTCGACGAGGTGACGCCACCGGCCAGTTGTCGATAGATGTTCACGTCGTCGGCGTCGATGAAGTCGCCGATGCGCACCTCGGCCGTGATGGCTTGCGACGATTCGTTGATGCCGCCATCGGTGGCGATGTGCGAGTGGCAGTCGATCAGGCCCGGCGTGATATGACGCCCCTGGCAATCGATGACCAACGCCTCCTCGGGCACCTGTACGTCCTTGCCCACGGCTTTGATGCGACCCGCCTCGACGAGCACCGTGGCATGGTCGAGCTTGCCCTCTAGTCCGCTCGTCCAGACGGTCGCGCCGGTGAACGCGACGAGAGCGGGTTGCTCGGGAGGCCCGGCCACGCCGAACGCCCCCAGCGGGTAGTTCACGGGGAACAGCGCCTGGCGCGGCTGGTTCTTGTCCTCTTTGACGGGCTGCTGCTTGTCGGTATCGGTAGCCCGCTTGGCGGGCTTTTCTCCCTCGGGTTTCGTCGTTTCCGCCGTGCCTGGCGCGTCTCCTTTCGCCGCGTCGGGGGGCATGACCGTTTCTTCCGTAGGAGGTTCGTCCGCCGGACGCACGACCGGCTCCGCTGGTTCGTCGCCCGCCCCCGATTCCTG
Protein-coding regions in this window:
- a CDS encoding N(4)-(beta-N-acetylglucosaminyl)-L-asparaginase, translating into MLPRPGEFPVKAISSANGLEATQRAYELMLEGVDPLDAAIAGVNIVEDDPNEMTVGLGGLPNENGVVELDAAVMHGPTHRAGAVASLRNIKNPSKVARLVMRETDHILLVGEGALEFARAYGFPEENLLTERSRKIWLYWKQTRSNEDDWLPPPDNELDPEVAKFFKRPTGTIHCAAMNAAGDISCVTSTSGLFFKIPGRVGDSPIVGAGLYVDNAIGSCGSTGRGEANLGNLSSFAAVELMRGGMSPQEAGLEVMRRVAAHTEPRLRDKEGRPAFNLKLYLLGKNGDHAGVAMWAPAKYSVTDAHGTRHEPCVGLYESPDGQEV
- a CDS encoding sigma-70 family RNA polymerase sigma factor; its protein translation is MGAEPSQIDITQLVIAHHELLYRYAYRLTGSIADAEDLTQQTFLSAQANLAQLREPAAARGWLFAILRNGYRKSLKKRVPLPAVDAELNVDSVPDESRTAEPIDEERLQDALNSLSDEYKTVLLMFYFERHSYREIATQLELPIGTVMSRLSRAKSHLRAKLLDLELHATVSPRQRSDK
- a CDS encoding diguanylate cyclase, producing the protein MNQPSSDHRLVVVADDDVRVRRQIEATLISAGFEVHAAEDGLSAWHLIAERCPDFIIADAEMPGLSGTELARRLRDDECPHYVYFLLLTSRLGADDLGEALAAGVDHFLPKPVSTTELLAQVFAGSRVLEARRQLDKTMRRDSLTGLLNRRLFQELFDRDWSRAERHRAELSCALVEIVDFEQLAQTHGDGAADMVLRSVADLLRSHARASDLLCHLGNGHFLALLPDTHEEGAASWCRRVNEAVAAKRLPESCGVTTVSLRVGVAARVPHLEDPEALVDRARQALEVSRPDGTRHVVQYRDLDDSDNTVSHNPHDELEALSDVRAADLMTSPVACLGQDETVADAADFLVARKINAAPVVDDTGHLVGVISERELMDWLPTENGGQQPLLAVMNTTVVSYEDDAPAHSIFRFLQRVAVRRVIILREGQPVGIISRGNLIRWFRRQQTVGRPVVPAVLLTQTAASLAT
- a CDS encoding amidohydrolase family protein, whose translation is MRTIRVLLAMVVVIGGTRVLRASDEIPGAPQQKPIAIVGGTIHPVSGPDIAPGTLLLVEGKIAAIGADVPLPDDCEKIDATGKHVYPGMLHAHTQLGIVEIPAVRATVDQAETGSVNPNVKAQVAVNPDSELFPVARGTGILTALVVPGPGVIAGQTAVMNLDGWTYEEMTVRSPAALAINWPRMHPANAWYIEETSQQQLEARDRSLSLLRDTFADARSYKRAKEAHAASQGPAIDHDLRWEAMIPVLAGEVPLLVMADEVAQIQAAVAFAQRERVKLIIAGGYDAPLCAELLTRQDVPVIIAGVHRLPQRESDDYDSPFTLAERLRQAGVKFCIAGHDRHSKAQNMPYEAGTAAAYGLPKADALRAVTLSPAEILGVADRLGSLDSGKDATLFIADGDPLETPTQVEMAFIQGRRVDLSSKHTRLWEKYKEKYRRLGIEN